From Ignisphaera aggregans DSM 17230, the proteins below share one genomic window:
- a CDS encoding phosphotransferase KptA/Tpt1 (COGs: COG1859 RNA:NAD 2'-phosphotransferase~InterPro IPR002745~KEGG: smr:Smar_0558 phosphotransferase KptA/Tpt1~PFAM: phosphotransferase KptA/Tpt1~SPTR: A3DM05 Phosphotransferase KptA/Tpt1~PFAM: RNA 2'-phosphotransferase, Tpt1 / KptA family), translating into MAVANNTKPIYICSICGVYTEEEIHCGRRTRLFLDSSRRESLSKLMSFLLRHDPESIGLKMDSSGWVYIDDLVDGIRNRWRNSHLYRWVEKEHVIAIAMLDPKGRFEICGDRIRARYGHSKNLDIEIDYPRDIETKILYHGTAREFIDRISIEGLKPMNRHYVHLTIDMVDACIVGERHSGNPVVLKIDADCVRSHGIDIYIASKSIRLAKHVPRKCIIETLECTHIKEL; encoded by the coding sequence ATGGCTGTGGCTAACAATACAAAGCCTATCTATATATGTAGTATATGTGGTGTCTATACAGAGGAGGAGATTCATTGTGGGAGAAGGACAAGGCTCTTCCTAGATAGCTCTAGGAGAGAGTCTCTAAGTAAGCTAATGTCTTTTCTCCTAAGACATGATCCAGAGTCTATAGGTCTTAAGATGGATAGTTCTGGATGGGTCTATATAGATGATCTTGTAGATGGTATTAGGAATAGATGGAGAAATTCGCATCTATATAGATGGGTGGAGAAGGAACATGTTATAGCGATAGCTATGCTAGATCCAAAGGGGAGATTTGAGATTTGTGGAGATAGGATTAGAGCTAGATATGGACATAGCAAAAATCTTGATATAGAGATAGATTATCCAAGGGATATAGAGACAAAGATTCTGTATCACGGTACAGCAAGAGAATTTATAGATAGGATATCTATAGAGGGTTTAAAGCCTATGAATAGACACTATGTCCATCTAACAATAGATATGGTAGATGCATGTATAGTTGGAGAAAGACATAGTGGAAATCCAGTTGTATTGAAGATAGATGCAGATTGTGTTAGAAGCCATGGAATAGATATATACATAGCATCAAAAAGCATTAGATTAGCAAAACATGTTCCACGAAAATGCATCATAGAAACACTTGAGTGTACCCATATAAAAGAGCTTTAG
- a CDS encoding transcriptional regulator, AbrB family (InterPro IPR007159:IPR006339~KEGG: smr:Smar_0067 AbrB family transcriptional regulator~PFAM: SpoVT/AbrB domain protein~SPTR: A3DKM0 Transcriptional regulator, AbrB family~TIGRFAM: transcriptional regulator, AbrB family~PFAM: SpoVT / AbrB like domain~TIGRFAM: looped-hinge helix DNA binding domain, AbrB family), with protein MNIVKVYKKGIIVLPKSIMERVGIEEGMLLEVTVEDDRIILKPLDLWHRVWGCNRGRGSAEEAELELDLEEEEFWSRRELEK; from the coding sequence ATGAATATTGTTAAAGTCTATAAAAAAGGTATTATAGTCTTACCAAAGAGCATAATGGAGAGAGTAGGTATAGAGGAGGGAATGCTTCTCGAAGTTACTGTAGAAGACGATAGAATTATTTTAAAGCCTCTTGATCTCTGGCATAGGGTATGGGGATGCAATAGGGGTAGAGGCTCTGCTGAAGAAGCAGAGCTGGAGCTTGATCTTGAGGAGGAAGAATTTTGGAGTCGGAGGGAATTAGAGAAATAG
- a CDS encoding conserved hypothetical protein (KEGG: hbu:Hbut_0267 hypothetical protein~SPTR: A2BJH8 Putative uncharacterized protein) — MDGLKIYRNEDVRRIVAFIPPGHRHIRILIEFSDQRIVLQEATIAAIVRAYIDIATHPSRKAVEMVSRKMDVNERKPSYAEHQLVESNRSEDDILREVAEILGYQQ; from the coding sequence ATGGATGGCTTAAAGATTTATAGGAATGAGGATGTTAGACGTATTGTTGCATTTATACCTCCTGGACATAGACATATCAGAATACTTATAGAGTTTAGCGATCAGAGGATAGTTCTTCAGGAAGCTACTATAGCTGCTATAGTGAGGGCGTATATAGATATAGCTACACATCCAAGTAGAAAAGCTGTTGAGATGGTATCTAGGAAAATGGATGTCAATGAGCGTAAGCCTAGTTATGCAGAGCATCAGCTTGTTGAAAGCAATAGATCTGAGGATGATATTCTAAGAGAAGTTGCTGAGATTCTTGGCTATCAGCAATAG